From Pelagibacterium flavum:
AAACCTTTCTCGAAGCAAGCTGATGGCAGAACAGTTGGTCGCTTCCGCGCTGATCGTCGCCCGGCTGATGATGGGTTCACTGTTCATCGTGGGCGGGTTGCGCCATTTCTGGGCGCTCGGCCCCATCGCTAGCGTCATGCGCGATCGTGGCGTACCACAGGCAAAAGCCGTACTGATCGCCGGGTCGCTCTATCAGGTCGTGCTCGGCGTTACCCTGGCATTGGGGCTTTTCGTGCCCTACTCGGCGCTTGGACTGATCGGCTTCACCGTTGCGGCCACGATCATGCTGGTCAATTTCTGGGACAAGGCCGAGCCAGAACGGACGGCCTTGTTCGGAGTCTTCATGTCCAACGTCGCCATCGTTGGCGGGCTCCTGGGTCTCGCCGCCACGGCCTGACCTGGCGGGAGAATCCCCCGCCTCGCCATTGTCTTACCACAATGGAAGAGTTGACGGGATGCCGCACCCCCTCACACATCGACTAAGCAATTGATTTTTCGTGTTTTTTTGGCCGCTCCTGCAGCTTGACACCTTGGGGAGCCGCAACTATGGTGCGCGCGACTTTGAAGGCACCCTCTTGCCGGGTGTCCGGCTGGGCTGGAGCGGTGGTTTGAAGTGACCAATCCCGACGACAAACCGGCTCAAGATGGGACTTCCCCGCGTCAATCGGAGACATCCGAACTGGCGGAGCGGATCCGGAAGGCTCAGGAAGCGCGTGCGGCGGCCAACGGCAGCCAGCAGGCGTCCCGGCAGGGCGACATGTCGACACTGGCGCGCGGTTTGCGCATTGGTGCCGAGTTTGTCGCGGCTATCCTTGTGGGGTCAGGTATCGGATACCTGATCGACATGTTTGCAGGGACCAGCCCGTGGGCGCTGCTCATCATGTTCATGGTGGGCTTTGCCGCTGGAATTGTGAATGTCACTCGTGTAGTGGCAGAACTGAATGCAGATAAGACCGCATCGGACGATGCGGATAGTGTGGACTGAAGGGCGAGATAGGGGCTTAAAGACCTTGGCGAACGATCCGATTCACCAATTTGTCATCTATGACATCTTCACCTTCGGGACCATCGGTGGCGACGGGACCGAGGGGAGCGGCATCACGCTCTCTTTTACCAATTCCTCGCTGTTCATGGTGCTGACCACCATCACGATTTGCGCCTATCTCATCCTGTCGACGCGCGGACGCGGACTGGTGCCCAACCGTTGGCAGCTGACCAGCGAGATGGCATATGAATTCGTGGCCAATATGGTGCGAAGTGGCGCGGGCTCGGAAGGGATGAAATTCTTCCCCTTCGTATTCTCGCTGTTCACCTTCATCTTTATCGGGAACATGTTCGGCATGATCCCGTACTTTTATACCTTCACCAGCCAGATCATCGTGACGTTTGCGCTCGCCATGCTGGTGATGACTGTTGTGGTGGCCTATGGGTTCATCAAGAACGGTCCGAAATTCCTCAAACTCTTCGTGCCTTCGGGCGTGCCGGGCTACATCATCCCCATCGTGACGCCGATCGAGGTCATCTCATTCCTCTCGCGTCCGATTTCGCTCTCGGTTCGTCTGTTCGGCAACATGCTGGCTGGCCACATCACGCTCAAGGTGTTCACCGGCTTTGTCGTTTCGCTTGCGTCCCTCGGGGCCGTAGGCATCGCAGGTGCCGTGCTGCCGCTCATCATGGGCGTGGCGCTCACAGCTCTCGAATTCATGGTGTCGGCGGTTCAGGCTTATGTCTTTGCCGTACTGACCTCCATGTATCTCAACGATGCGATCCATCCTTCGCATTGATCTCCACTAGACTCCGTTAAGTTTCAAGGCTTTGAAAGGATCACAAAATGGAAGCTGAAGCCGCAAAGTACATCGGTGCAGGCATTGCATGTTTCGGTATGGCCGGCGCCGCCATTGGCGTGGCCAACATCTTCGGGAACTTCCTCTCGGGTGCACTGCGCAACCCGTCGGCTGCTCCGAGCCAGTCGGGCAACCTCATCTTCGGTTTCGCTGTGACCGAAGCTCTGGGCATCTTCTCGTTCCTGGTTGCCCTTCTGCTCCTGTTCGCGGTCTAATTTACCGCAGCAGTACATTTGAAGGCGGCCGGAGCACGCTTCGGCTGCCTTGCCATGTGCCGGCATTGGCCGGCACACCAGACTTTTCAATTGGCGGATAGCGCATGATTAGCCAGGTCCAGGCACAGGAAACACCACTTCAAGAGGCCGTCGAGCCGCTTGAAGACCACATTATTTCGCTCGAAGAGTCTCCGGACGGCGAAACCCATGAGGTGGTCGGAGCGCATGGCGAAGAACACGTCACGGGCGTGTTTCCTCCGTTCGATGCGACGACATTTCCCTCACAGCTCTTGTGGCTGGCCATCACTTTTGCCGCGCTCTATTTCGTCATGAAAAAGCTCGCGCTGCCCCGGATCGGCGAAATCCTCGAGGAACGCCGCGACCGTATCGAGGGCGATCTTGCCGAAGCCGAACGGCTTCGCCAGAAGACGGACCAGGCAATTGCCTCTTATGAGGCAGCGCTGGCCGAAGCCCGCTCCAACGCCCACGGCATCGCCGAGGCGGCCCGTGCCGAGAACAAGACCAAACTCGACGCTGCGCGTACCAAGGTGGAAACCAACCTCGCCAAGAAGGTTGCCTCTGCCGAAGAACGCATCGCCGCCACCAAGGCCGAGGCAATGGGGCATGTCGACGAAATCGCTGCGGACACTGCACAGGCGGTCGTCGCCCAACTTATCGGCAAGGTGCCCGTCAAGGCCGCGCGCGATGCCGTTGCCAAGGCCAGCAAGGAGTAGTCCGACATGGAACTCGATGCCACATTCTGGGCCTTTATAGCGCTGCTGATCTTTTTCGGGATCGTGATCTATTTCAAGGTACCGGCCTTCGTCACCAAGGCACTCGACAGCCGCATCGCCAAGATCGAATCTGATCTCGACGAAGCCAAGCGTTTGCGTGAGGAAGCCCAGGCGCTGCTCGCGGAATATGAGCGCAAGCGCAAGGCTGCCGAAAGCGAGGCTGAAGAGATCGTGGCCGCCGCGCAGGAAGAAGCCGAACGCATGACTGCCGAAGCTGAAACAGCGCTCGAGGACATGGTCGCACGCCGTACCAAGGCCGTGGAAGACAAGATCGCCCAGGCAGAGGCCCAGGCTCTTGCAGATGTCCGCGCCCGTTCGGCCGATGTCGCCATTGAGGCTGCTCGCCTCATCCTTGCCGATCAGGTCAAAGATAGTGGTGGTGCGCTTGTCGATCAGTCGATCAAGGACGTAGCCAGCCGACTGAATTGAGCGGCCTTCACGCATTGAATTGCGGGCCCTGCGGGGCCCGTTTTTGTATCAGGATCCAGGAGTGTCCAAATGACTATCGAACGCCTTCATCCCGGCTCTCGCATGAGCCAGGCCGTCAAGCACGGCAATACGCTCTATCTGGCCGGTCAGGTGGCTAAGGACGAATTTGCCACCATCGAAACGCAGACCGCCCAGGTGCTCGAGAAGATGGATGCCCTGCTGGCCGAGGCAGGAACGAGCAAATCCAAGGTGCTGTCAGTGCAGGTTCTGCTGACCAACATCGCCGATTTTGCGGCCATGAATTCGGTCTATGACAAATGGATCGATCCAGCCAATCCGCCCGCCCGCGCCTGCTGGGAGGCCCGACTGGCTTCGCCCAATCTCCGGGTGGAAATCATCGCTGTCGCCGCGCTCGACTAAGGCGGCCAGCGCCAAAACAAAATGGCCTCGGAAACGTTTCCGAGGCCATTTTTTATGTCCAGTCGACCCAACGCCCGTGGTAGTCGGACAGACCGACGGTTTCCTTTTCCCCGCCCGGCCAGACCGTCTGCTTGAGCACGGCACCTGCGGCGTGCCCCTCGGCCTCCATGTACATCCAGACCAGGGGCGTTTCTGCAGTCGCGTTTGCCCCTGCCTGCTCGAAGGCTTGGCTGATGCGATCCTTGGCAGCCTTGGACAGATATTGCCAGACGATGGTGTGGAAAAATACCCGAGCCACGCCCGGCTGCGGTGCTTCGGCGAGCTTGGCGACTACCCAGTCAGCGGCGTCGGCCCGCTCGACCTCGTATGGTCGGGACGCGGCCGCTGAAAGTGCGGCTGAAACGCGGCCAATGCGATTATGTTGATCGGCCCAGATGTAGGCCAGCTGGCGCTCGACGCTTTCGGGCGCATGCGGATCAAGTGGATTGCGGTCGCAACCCTGCCGACTTGCGATCTCCAGCTCGACATCGAGCGAAGGAACATGGCCGCGCCATTCGCTCTCGATATTGACCAGCGCATTGCTGTCGCCCCATTCACGATCATCGCCAAGGGCATAGTGGTAGGTGTCAAAGGCCAGGTTCAGCCCTGCGCTGGCCCCGATCTCATAGAGTGCCAACGGCATTTTCAGCCTTTCGGCAAGCCGCAGGGCCATGCCAAGCAGGGCCGATGAGCGCATGACCTCATTGGTCTGGGGCGGGCTGTCGAGAAAATCATGCAGGAAATCGTCGTGCTTTTCGATTGCCGCCTCGATGGCCTCCCACAGTTGGTCGGGCTTGGCTTCCAGCGGCGGATAGAGCGAAGCAAGCTCACGAGCATTGCCTGAGCGGACCAACGCATGAAGCGCTCCTGCGGCCCGCAGGGCGATGGCATCGGCCCGGGCCGAATCGGGCCAATTCAGTATCCGCGCGCCGAAGCGCGACGAATCAGTCAGCCGTTCGGCCAACAGGTCGCACACAATGGCGGTGAATGGGGAGCCCAGACTTCGGCAGGCCTCGGCTTGAAACCGGAAGGTCTCAAGCACGTGGGGGTTCATATTCGACATTGACGCCCTCCGACTAGTACCGTCGAAGTTTAAGGGGTTTGGCGTGCCGATCAAAGGTGTTTTTGCCTCCCCGCGCATGACGGGGAGGCGGGATAGTTATTGCGCGGCTTCAAGTGCGTCGTCTGGCGCGATCCATTTCAGGCGTGGCTGGCGGGCCGCACGGGTCTCATCGAGCCGGCGCAGGGGAGCGCGTGTCGGGGCGGATGTGAAGCGTTCCGCATTCCCCGAGCGCGCGTCCTCGGCCAGTTCGCGCATTGTCATAACGAACGCATCGAGGGTCTGGAGCGACTCGCTTTCGGTGGGCTCAATAAGCATGGCGCCATGCACGACCAGCGGGAAATACATCGTCATGGGGTGAAACCCCTCATCGATCATCGCCTTGGCAAAATCGAGAGTGGAAACGCCGGTGCCCTTTAGAAACTCATCATCAAACAGTGCCTCGTGCATGACCGGCTGCCCATTGAAGGGCGCAGAGAACAGATCTTCGAGCCGTGCCTTGAGATAGTTGGCATTGAGCACAGCATCACGCGCCGCCTGCGCCAGCCCGTCGGCGCCGTGGCTGAGCATATAGGTCAGGGCGCGCACATACATGCCCATCTGGCCATGGAAGGCCGTCAGGCGTCCGAAGGCGCTGCCCTCGACGTGCTCGACAAGATCGATCCCTTCCCCATCCTTGCGCAGGAAGGGAACCGGCGCAAAGGGCGCGAGCGCTTCGGACAGGACAACCGGCCCGGCGCCCGGTCCACCGCCGCCGTGGGGCGTCGAAAATGTCTTATGCAGGTTGATATGCATGGCGTCGATGCCCAGATCGCCCGGACGCACCACGCCCATGATGGCGTTGAAATTGGCGCCGTCGCAGTAGAAATAGGCTCCGGCCTCATGAACGGCCGCCGCAATCTCGATGATCTGGGATTCGAACAGGCCGCACGTGTTGGGATTGGTGAGCATGATAGCCGCGACATCGCCCGACAGCGCCGCCTTGACCGCCTCGACATCGACCGTGCCGTTGTCATTGGCATCAATGGATTTGACCGAATAGCCAAGGAATGCCGCTGTCGCCGGATTGGTGCCATGGGCGCTTTCGGGGACGAGCACGATCTTGCGGTGCCCCTGCCCTTTTGCCGCATGGGCCGCCTTGATGGCCATCATGCCGCACAACTCACCATGCGCGCCGGCCTTGGGGGAAAGCGCAACGGCAGCGGTGTTGGTCAGTTCCATCAGCCAATGGCTAAGCTCTGCCATAACACCGAGCGCGCCCGATACCGTGGAGACCGGTTGCAGAGGGTGGATGTCGGCAAATCCGGGCAACCGGGCCATCTTCTCGTTCAGCCGGGGATTGTGCTTCATGGTGCACGAGCCGAGCGGATACATCCCCGAATCGATGGAATAATTGCGGCGCGACAGACGCACATAATGGCGCATGGCTTCGGGTTCGGTAAGGCCGGGAAGATCCAGCTCGCTTTTACGGCGCAGACCACCGAGACGGTCTTCGGGCACCTCGATATCGGGCAAGTCCACACCTGAGTGGTCGCGGTCGCCGATCTCGAACAGAAGCGGTTCGGCCGGGAGCAGAGCGGCAGGCCCTGAACCGAGAGAGCCGGTTGCGGCGCCTGGAGTGGTGGGGCGACCCTGTGTGTTCATGCTCATGCGATTTCTCCCTTGAGCGCACCGACAAGCGCTGTGATATCGGCGTCGGTCGTCAATTCGGTTGCGGCCAGGATCAGAAGATTTTCGACATCGGGCTTGCCCGGTTCGAGGCGCGAAACCGGCAGGCCGGCGAGAATGCCTTTGGCGGCCAGCGCTTCGACCACGGGTGCGGCGGGTGATGGGAGACGGACGGTCATTTCGTTGAAGAAGGTCTTGTTGAGCACAGCGATCCCCGCGCCCTGCAAAGCATCGGCCAGCGCAATGGCGCGCGAGTGATTGAGCTTTGCGAGCCGCGTCAGCCCTCGCTCGCCCAACAGCGAGAGATGGATGGTGAACGCCAGAGCGCACAGGCCAGAGTTGGTACAAATGTTGGAAGTCGCCTTTTCACGGCGAATATGCTGTTCGCGCGTCGAGAGCGTCAGGACGAACCCGCGCTCGCCGTTGGCATCTACGGTCTCCCCGCACAACCGACCCGGCATCTGGCGCACGAATTTTTCGCGGCAGGCCAGAAGTCCGACATAGGGGCCACCAAAGGTCAATGGATTGCCCAGCGACTGCCCCTCTGCCACCACGATATCGGCGCCGAGCGCGCCCGGCGCCTCAAGCAGGCCCAGGGAGATGATTTCGGTGACAACAACGATCAGCAATGCGCCCTTTTCATGGGCTGCTTCAGCCAGCGCCGAGACATTGCGAAGGTGGCCGTAAAAATCGGGGGTCTGGATGACGATGGCGGCGGTATCGTCATCAATGTGATCGACGATATCGCCCTGCCCTTCCGGCGAGGGCGCAAGGCATTCGAGCCCTTCTTCCCCCGAGAGGTAGGTTACAACCGTGTCGCGGTATTGCGGGTGCAGGCCGCCCGAGAGGAAGACCTTGTTCTTTTTCGTGATGCGCCGCGCCATCAGAACGGCCTCGGCCGTCGCCGTCGATCCGTCATACATCGAAGCGTTGGCCACATCCATGCCGGTCAGGTTTGCGACCTGGGTCTGGAACTCAAAGAGCATCTGGAGCGTGCCCTGCGAGATTTCCGGCTGGTATGGCGTGTAAGCGGTGAGCCATTCCGAGCGCTGAATCAGATGATCGACGGTGGCAGGAACGTGGTGGCGATAGGCGCCCGCGCCCACAAAGAACGGGCCGTCTCCTGCAGCGTGGTTGGCCCTTGCCAGCCCCCGCATATGGGCCTCAACCGCAAACTCGGGCTGATGGTCGGGCAGGTCCGGACTGAACGTGCCCAGAACCGATTTGGGTACCGCGGCAAACAGATCATCGATGGAAGACGCGCCGATCGTGGCCAGCATGTGCTGACGGTCGGCGGCAGAATGGGGGAGATAGCGCATCGCGGCTCCGGTTCAGATCGATAAGGGTCAGGCCGTATGATCGGCGTAGGCGGCTTCGTCCATGAGGCCCTCGAGTTCGGCCTCATCGGACAATTCGAGCTTGAAGATCCAGCCGCCGGCGGCCGGGTCGGAATTGATGAGACCGGGTTCGTCGGACAGTGCGTCGTTGATTTCCGTCACGGTTCCGGAAACTGGGGCGTAGATTTCCGAAGCGGCCTTTACCGATTCAACGACGGCGACTTCCTCGCCCTTCTTGAAACTGGCGCCGACTGCGGGCAATTCGACGAACACGATGTCGCCGAGCTGTTCCTGGGCGAAGCTGGAAATACCGACCGTGCCGATCTTGCCTTCGGTGCGGACATATTCGTGGTCGGTGGTGTAACGGGTGGTCATGGTGAGGTCCCCTCTGGATCAGGCCGGTTTGCGGTAATAGCGCTGTGGAACGAAAGGCATCTTTGCAATGGTGCCGGAAATTGGCTTGCCGCGCACCATGGCGGTTACGGGCGCACCTTCTTTGGCGATGTCGGCTGGCACATACCCCATGGCGATGGACGCCTGCGCCGTTGGGGCAAAAGTGCCCGAGGTGATCCGACCGATGACCGTGCCGCCGGCGTCGACCAGTTCAGCGCCCTCGCGAACGGGCTGGCGGCCCTCAAAGCGGATCCCCACGCGCTTCTCTCGAGCGCCGTTGGCCAAACGCGCAAGGACGGCATCGGAGCCGGTAAAGCCGCCCTCGGTGCGGCGGCGTTTTCCGATGGCAAACAGCAGGCTGGCGGAAACCGGATCGACCGTGTCGGTCATGTCGTGGCCGTAGAGACAGAGCCCGGCTTCAAGCCGCAGGCTGTCGCGCGCGCCAAGTCCGGCCGGCTCAACCAGCGGGTCGGCCATCAGAAGATCGAACAACGCGGGCGCGTCCTCATTGGCAACTGAAAGCTCAAATCCGTCTTCGCCGGTGTAGCCCGAACGCGAGACGTTGACCGCGATGTCGCCAATGAGTGTGGGACCGGCCTGCATGAACCCCAGCGTTTCGGTGATTCCGGAGTGTATGGCGAGCACTTCTGCTGCGCGCGGTCCTTGCAGCGCGATGAGCGAAACATCGTCACGCAAGTCAAATGCCACGTCCGCAGGCGCCTTGGCGCGGATAAAATCGAGATCGTGATGCTTGCGGGCAGCGTTGACCACCATGTACATCACCCCGCCGGGCTCCTGGCCTTCAGCGGGCCGGGTGATGATAAGGTCGTCCTCGATGCCACCCTCTTCGTTGAGCAGCACTGTATAGCGCATCTGGCCGGGCGCCAGGGATCTCAGATCGGCGGGCGTCAGAGCCTCAAGGGCCGCGATTGTCGTGTCGTGATCGGGCCCGGTTATGACCACTTGCCCCATATGCGAGACATCGAAAAGGCTCGCCGCTTCCCGTGTATGATTGTGCTCGGCCACGATGCCGGCATACTGGACGGGCAGCGCATAGCCGCCAAATTCGACCATCCTGCCGCCGGCGGCAATGTGCCGGTCGTAAAGCGCCGTTTTGAGTAGGTCGGTCTGGGCCCCTGCGGCCATATCGGTCTCTCCGGTTACGCGATGGACGGCACCACACAACGACGCATTGGGAAATGCATCGTAACGTAGTGCCCCCTCTGTCGGTCAACCTGAGAGATTTCCCGGGCGGCTTGCTTGCCACAAGACCCGGCTACATCCGTCGGTGGGAAGCTTGTGCTTCCGCTTTCCAGAGTTTTGGTCCGAACCCAGTCTGCATGACGCAGTTTGTGTCCTACCTCTTTCGCCTGGTCGCCTTGCGCCGAGGCGGTATTGCCTCATTGCAGGTTTCCAGGCTCAGCGGTCCCTTGTGCCTGAGAGTTTCCGGGGCGGTTGCTCCTTCGGCGTCCCGGCGCAATGGCCAGGATCTCTCCCGCTGATGGCCGGACCATGGAAGAAAGTGCCGGTCCCGTCAATCTGCTTGTTCTTGTTTATCGCGTTTCGTTTGCACGGCCCCGCGGGCCCGAACCAGAAAAAGTGGCATCCAATTTGCTGGCATCGCTCTAGTTGTCAAAGCCCACGAAAATGGTGATCTGCTCGCCGCCCACATAGGGGATCGCAACGTTTTCCACCGTCTGGCTGAATTCATTGGCGCTTGAAGGGCTGGCCGCGACGGGAACGTCATAGCGCTGGGAGAAGACTGCAAGCCCGTCACGCTGCACTGCAAAGCGCAGCGGCATGGTGATATTGCCCTCGCCGCCCGACGGGCCGATGATGACCCGTCCAACAGCGCCCATCTGTACTGTTATGACGCCGTTTGAGACCACGCAATTGCGCGAAACGCGATCAAGCACGCCCTGATAGCGCAGGGCGCTGGGGTCAGAGGTGCGATTGCCAGCATAAGAGCGATAAAATTCCGCGCCTTCGCGAATACGGATCGGCGGGCATTCGGTGGCAATGGCCGGCATGGCTCCGCTGGCCGCCTGGGCAACCTGGGTCTGGCTCGCGTTGAGATTGGCATAACTCGCGTCGTCGCTGCCGCCGAACATAGAGCCCATCGAACATCCCGCCAGAAGCCCGGCAAGTGCCGCAACCGCCGTAATACGCAACACCGAACCCAACATGGTTCCTATCCTTCCATTAAGCCCTGAGTGCTTCGAGCATCGCAGGCGCACCTGAGTTGGTGACCACGCCCGGCGCTCCCTCGATATTGACGATCTCGGCCACCCCGTTGCGAACCAGCATCGAGGAGCGGATGAATCGGATGCCGAGCCCGCCTCCCGTCATGTCGCGCTCCAGCCCCAGTGCATTTGCCAACTTCCCCAGACCATCGGCGATAAATTCGATCTTGCCAAGGGCCCCGGTCGCCTCGGCCCATGCTTTGACCACATGATGATCGTTGACCGTACCGCAGATGATCGTGTCGACGCCAGCGGCTTTGAGCTGATCGGCGGCGGCCAGATAGCCAGGGAGGTGGTTGAGATGGCAGGTGGGCGTGAAGGCCCCCGGAACCGTAAAGAAAACCACAGTGCCCCTGCCCAGGATATCGGCGCTGGTCGCGTCCTCGATGCCGCGTTCGGTCACGTATTTTACGGGCACCGAAGCGATGGACTGGCCGGGCTGAATGGTCATGGAGATCCTCATACTATGAAACGGCAGACACTGGATGAATGCGGCATGACAAAGGTTGGCCGCTCCCGTCCATGCAAATTTGAGTCGGATTTCTCATAGGAGAATTCTCGGGCCGCGTCGAGATTGACGGAGGCCTTTGCCGTCTATCGAGATGCGCTCTCGGTCCCGGCGAGAGGCCGGATGATCTCGAATGGCCCATCATCGCCGTTGAACGTGAAGCGGGCCTTTGCGTCACGCAACGCTTCGGGCCCCACCCGCCCAAGCAGCGGAAAGGATAACCGGCTCGGCTCCACGATCTC
This genomic window contains:
- a CDS encoding peroxiredoxin, with product MTIQPGQSIASVPVKYVTERGIEDATSADILGRGTVVFFTVPGAFTPTCHLNHLPGYLAAADQLKAAGVDTIICGTVNDHHVVKAWAEATGALGKIEFIADGLGKLANALGLERDMTGGGLGIRFIRSSMLVRNGVAEIVNIEGAPGVVTNSGAPAMLEALRA
- a CDS encoding DoxX family protein, with protein sequence MAEQLVASALIVARLMMGSLFIVGGLRHFWALGPIASVMRDRGVPQAKAVLIAGSLYQVVLGVTLALGLFVPYSALGLIGFTVAATIMLVNFWDKAEPERTALFGVFMSNVAIVGGLLGLAATA
- the gcvPB gene encoding aminomethyl-transferring glycine dehydrogenase subunit GcvPB, whose amino-acid sequence is MSMNTQGRPTTPGAATGSLGSGPAALLPAEPLLFEIGDRDHSGVDLPDIEVPEDRLGGLRRKSELDLPGLTEPEAMRHYVRLSRRNYSIDSGMYPLGSCTMKHNPRLNEKMARLPGFADIHPLQPVSTVSGALGVMAELSHWLMELTNTAAVALSPKAGAHGELCGMMAIKAAHAAKGQGHRKIVLVPESAHGTNPATAAFLGYSVKSIDANDNGTVDVEAVKAALSGDVAAIMLTNPNTCGLFESQIIEIAAAVHEAGAYFYCDGANFNAIMGVVRPGDLGIDAMHINLHKTFSTPHGGGGPGAGPVVLSEALAPFAPVPFLRKDGEGIDLVEHVEGSAFGRLTAFHGQMGMYVRALTYMLSHGADGLAQAARDAVLNANYLKARLEDLFSAPFNGQPVMHEALFDDEFLKGTGVSTLDFAKAMIDEGFHPMTMYFPLVVHGAMLIEPTESESLQTLDAFVMTMRELAEDARSGNAERFTSAPTRAPLRRLDETRAARQPRLKWIAPDDALEAAQ
- a CDS encoding AtpZ/AtpI family protein, which translates into the protein MTNPDDKPAQDGTSPRQSETSELAERIRKAQEARAAANGSQQASRQGDMSTLARGLRIGAEFVAAILVGSGIGYLIDMFAGTSPWALLIMFMVGFAAGIVNVTRVVAELNADKTASDDADSVD
- the gcvT gene encoding glycine cleavage system aminomethyltransferase GcvT, producing MAAGAQTDLLKTALYDRHIAAGGRMVEFGGYALPVQYAGIVAEHNHTREAASLFDVSHMGQVVITGPDHDTTIAALEALTPADLRSLAPGQMRYTVLLNEEGGIEDDLIITRPAEGQEPGGVMYMVVNAARKHHDLDFIRAKAPADVAFDLRDDVSLIALQGPRAAEVLAIHSGITETLGFMQAGPTLIGDIAVNVSRSGYTGEDGFELSVANEDAPALFDLLMADPLVEPAGLGARDSLRLEAGLCLYGHDMTDTVDPVSASLLFAIGKRRRTEGGFTGSDAVLARLANGAREKRVGIRFEGRQPVREGAELVDAGGTVIGRITSGTFAPTAQASIAMGYVPADIAKEGAPVTAMVRGKPISGTIAKMPFVPQRYYRKPA
- the gcvH gene encoding glycine cleavage system protein GcvH, giving the protein MTTRYTTDHEYVRTEGKIGTVGISSFAQEQLGDIVFVELPAVGASFKKGEEVAVVESVKAASEIYAPVSGTVTEINDALSDEPGLINSDPAAGGWIFKLELSDEAELEGLMDEAAYADHTA
- a CDS encoding F0F1 ATP synthase subunit C, giving the protein MEAEAAKYIGAGIACFGMAGAAIGVANIFGNFLSGALRNPSAAPSQSGNLIFGFAVTEALGIFSFLVALLLLFAV
- a CDS encoding F0F1 ATP synthase subunit B, which translates into the protein MISQVQAQETPLQEAVEPLEDHIISLEESPDGETHEVVGAHGEEHVTGVFPPFDATTFPSQLLWLAITFAALYFVMKKLALPRIGEILEERRDRIEGDLAEAERLRQKTDQAIASYEAALAEARSNAHGIAEAARAENKTKLDAARTKVETNLAKKVASAEERIAATKAEAMGHVDEIAADTAQAVVAQLIGKVPVKAARDAVAKASKE
- a CDS encoding RidA family protein; protein product: MTIERLHPGSRMSQAVKHGNTLYLAGQVAKDEFATIETQTAQVLEKMDALLAEAGTSKSKVLSVQVLLTNIADFAAMNSVYDKWIDPANPPARACWEARLASPNLRVEIIAVAALD
- a CDS encoding F0F1 ATP synthase subunit B family protein, whose protein sequence is MELDATFWAFIALLIFFGIVIYFKVPAFVTKALDSRIAKIESDLDEAKRLREEAQALLAEYERKRKAAESEAEEIVAAAQEEAERMTAEAETALEDMVARRTKAVEDKIAQAEAQALADVRARSADVAIEAARLILADQVKDSGGALVDQSIKDVASRLN
- a CDS encoding F0F1 ATP synthase subunit A, which codes for MANDPIHQFVIYDIFTFGTIGGDGTEGSGITLSFTNSSLFMVLTTITICAYLILSTRGRGLVPNRWQLTSEMAYEFVANMVRSGAGSEGMKFFPFVFSLFTFIFIGNMFGMIPYFYTFTSQIIVTFALAMLVMTVVVAYGFIKNGPKFLKLFVPSGVPGYIIPIVTPIEVISFLSRPISLSVRLFGNMLAGHITLKVFTGFVVSLASLGAVGIAGAVLPLIMGVALTALEFMVSAVQAYVFAVLTSMYLNDAIHPSH
- a CDS encoding DUF2332 domain-containing protein, with protein sequence MSNMNPHVLETFRFQAEACRSLGSPFTAIVCDLLAERLTDSSRFGARILNWPDSARADAIALRAAGALHALVRSGNARELASLYPPLEAKPDQLWEAIEAAIEKHDDFLHDFLDSPPQTNEVMRSSALLGMALRLAERLKMPLALYEIGASAGLNLAFDTYHYALGDDREWGDSNALVNIESEWRGHVPSLDVELEIASRQGCDRNPLDPHAPESVERQLAYIWADQHNRIGRVSAALSAAASRPYEVERADAADWVVAKLAEAPQPGVARVFFHTIVWQYLSKAAKDRISQAFEQAGANATAETPLVWMYMEAEGHAAGAVLKQTVWPGGEKETVGLSDYHGRWVDWT
- the gcvPA gene encoding aminomethyl-transferring glycine dehydrogenase subunit GcvPA — encoded protein: MRYLPHSAADRQHMLATIGASSIDDLFAAVPKSVLGTFSPDLPDHQPEFAVEAHMRGLARANHAAGDGPFFVGAGAYRHHVPATVDHLIQRSEWLTAYTPYQPEISQGTLQMLFEFQTQVANLTGMDVANASMYDGSTATAEAVLMARRITKKNKVFLSGGLHPQYRDTVVTYLSGEEGLECLAPSPEGQGDIVDHIDDDTAAIVIQTPDFYGHLRNVSALAEAAHEKGALLIVVVTEIISLGLLEAPGALGADIVVAEGQSLGNPLTFGGPYVGLLACREKFVRQMPGRLCGETVDANGERGFVLTLSTREQHIRREKATSNICTNSGLCALAFTIHLSLLGERGLTRLAKLNHSRAIALADALQGAGIAVLNKTFFNEMTVRLPSPAAPVVEALAAKGILAGLPVSRLEPGKPDVENLLILAATELTTDADITALVGALKGEIA